From Streptomyces sp. HUAS MG91, the proteins below share one genomic window:
- a CDS encoding DUF6104 family protein, with protein MYFTDRGIEELEKRRGEEEVTFEWLAEQLRTFVDLNPDFEVPVERLATWLARLDDDEDEDE; from the coding sequence ATGTACTTCACCGACCGCGGCATCGAAGAGCTGGAGAAGCGGCGCGGCGAGGAGGAGGTCACCTTCGAGTGGCTCGCCGAGCAGCTGCGGACGTTCGTCGACCTGAACCCGGACTTCGAGGTTCCGGTGGAGCGCCTGGCGACCTGGCTGGCGCGGCTCGACGACGACGAGGACGAGGACGAGTAG
- a CDS encoding CU044_2847 family protein: MGAIQEIRLPDGTVVHARLSASDAYGGDDQDIGVLDGAVAKVEQLGELVRGVGQSVLDAARAARPDNATITFGVELTAKSGGALAVLASGEAKASIQVTLGWSFAGDGESTSNTNNAETSGASTGSA; this comes from the coding sequence GTGGGCGCGATTCAGGAGATCAGACTGCCGGATGGGACGGTCGTGCACGCGCGGCTGAGTGCCTCCGACGCTTACGGCGGCGACGACCAGGACATCGGTGTGCTCGACGGCGCCGTGGCCAAGGTCGAGCAACTGGGCGAGCTGGTACGGGGCGTGGGGCAGTCTGTGCTCGACGCGGCTCGCGCCGCCCGCCCCGACAACGCCACCATCACCTTCGGCGTGGAACTGACGGCCAAGTCCGGCGGGGCGCTCGCTGTCCTGGCCTCCGGCGAGGCGAAGGCCTCTATCCAGGTCACGCTCGGCTGGTCCTTCGCCGGCGACGGTGAAAGCACCAGCAACACCAACAACGCCGAGACTTCCGGCGCCTCCACCGGATCGGCGTGA
- a CDS encoding trypsin-like peptidase domain-containing protein, translating to MIEAGSRLDTLARAATVHLLPAGADGPEQWGSGFFVAPGVVVTAAHVLRPWLAKRPDLEFAVRGDAFHDGIPVAARMESWLVRDSALESVPADQDLALVRLLDPEVEHECLWLVDRAVEYTGPLRVYGYRPDTPQSGKRIVPWSVDAEINVVDGARGLRFKPDAEFPPGVSGGPLVDADTGAVVGVVKSRRTQKDGGAAVSALALREFGPLYRELVEAHDRWHGSLPASPDTGDNWIDLQVSELGPDPLWTPLDRRKALDLLARIPAPSDAHAVRKLALVARSGSRWPGDDPALCSWRDGHGLLYEGRRPLSPLTFLRYLTLVGAYASVRGADTTILDAWVKERLRAHPDRSLHALVTDARLPDDLRPAPDEPLRAGVPYPEPGDGRTVVTVVLDPVIGAVPTRFFWQIWVDDGTGEPLLAAADSSAEGRPPQELAQVLGVPLARVFRNGDREGRPAPLEVALPVEEFDTEVHRWRFATVAALDDHQYLGAQRQVVLRDLARRLEPDNEAWTARWRGLRQADALTAHRAPEHGRTPQAARYAKLPATHVPVLCRPVGRGLGKQTMTAILDGGHPVVLWHIDGHTARGCGEACDELHQHAARLLDRVGSVAELPDSVRLVREEIGSHRADRRWAEPLALLYDDPDRPVPGGDLDVVDAPQ from the coding sequence ATGATCGAGGCAGGCTCCCGCCTCGACACACTTGCTCGTGCGGCCACCGTCCACCTGCTTCCTGCCGGGGCGGACGGGCCCGAGCAGTGGGGCAGTGGCTTCTTCGTGGCGCCGGGGGTCGTGGTGACCGCCGCTCACGTGCTGCGCCCCTGGCTCGCGAAGCGGCCGGACCTGGAGTTCGCTGTGCGCGGCGACGCGTTCCACGACGGCATCCCGGTCGCCGCCCGCATGGAGAGCTGGCTGGTGCGCGATTCGGCCCTCGAGTCCGTGCCGGCCGACCAGGACCTCGCCCTCGTCCGACTGCTCGACCCGGAGGTGGAGCACGAGTGCCTGTGGCTGGTGGATCGCGCTGTCGAGTACACGGGGCCACTGCGCGTGTACGGCTACCGGCCCGACACGCCGCAGTCCGGCAAGCGCATCGTGCCGTGGAGCGTCGACGCCGAGATCAATGTGGTCGACGGTGCGCGCGGGCTGCGTTTCAAGCCGGACGCGGAGTTCCCGCCGGGCGTTTCCGGCGGCCCGCTGGTCGACGCGGACACGGGGGCCGTCGTCGGGGTCGTCAAATCGAGACGCACCCAAAAGGACGGCGGCGCGGCCGTCTCCGCGCTCGCGCTGCGCGAATTCGGCCCGCTCTACCGGGAGCTGGTCGAGGCCCACGACCGCTGGCACGGCTCGCTGCCCGCCTCGCCCGACACCGGCGACAACTGGATCGATCTGCAGGTCAGCGAACTCGGCCCCGACCCCCTGTGGACGCCGCTGGACCGACGCAAGGCCCTCGACCTGCTGGCCCGGATACCGGCGCCGTCCGACGCGCACGCGGTGCGCAAACTCGCGCTCGTGGCGCGCAGCGGCTCCCGCTGGCCCGGTGACGACCCGGCCCTGTGCAGCTGGCGTGACGGCCACGGACTGCTCTATGAGGGCCGTCGGCCGCTGTCGCCCCTGACGTTCCTGCGCTATCTCACCCTGGTTGGCGCGTACGCCTCAGTGCGCGGCGCCGACACGACGATCCTGGACGCCTGGGTGAAGGAGCGGCTGCGCGCTCACCCGGACCGTTCCCTCCATGCCCTGGTGACCGACGCCCGGCTGCCGGACGATCTGCGGCCCGCACCGGACGAGCCCCTGCGCGCCGGCGTGCCGTATCCGGAGCCCGGGGACGGCCGGACCGTGGTCACCGTGGTTCTCGACCCGGTGATCGGCGCCGTCCCCACCCGCTTCTTCTGGCAGATCTGGGTCGACGACGGGACCGGCGAACCGCTGCTCGCCGCCGCCGACAGCTCCGCCGAGGGTCGTCCCCCGCAGGAGCTGGCACAGGTGCTCGGTGTGCCGTTGGCCCGTGTGTTCCGCAACGGTGACCGGGAGGGGCGGCCCGCGCCGCTCGAAGTGGCTCTTCCTGTCGAGGAGTTCGACACGGAGGTGCACCGCTGGCGGTTCGCCACCGTGGCGGCGCTCGACGACCACCAGTACCTCGGAGCTCAGCGCCAGGTGGTCCTGCGCGACCTGGCACGGCGCCTGGAACCCGACAACGAGGCGTGGACGGCCCGCTGGCGGGGCCTGCGTCAGGCCGACGCCCTGACCGCTCATCGCGCGCCGGAGCATGGCCGCACCCCGCAGGCCGCTCGCTACGCCAAGCTGCCGGCCACGCATGTGCCTGTGCTGTGCCGCCCGGTCGGCCGGGGCCTCGGCAAGCAGACGATGACGGCGATCCTGGACGGCGGGCACCCCGTCGTCCTGTGGCACATCGACGGGCACACCGCGCGTGGCTGCGGAGAGGCCTGCGACGAACTGCACCAACACGCCGCCCGGCTCCTCGATCGCGTCGGTTCGGTCGCCGAGCTCCCCGACAGTGTTCGGCTCGTCCGTGAGGAGATCGGCTCCCATCGTGCGGACCGTCGCTGGGCGGAGCCGCTCGCACTCCTGTACGACGACCCTGACCGGCCGGTCCCCGGTGGCGATCTCGACGTCGTGGACGCGCCCCAATGA
- a CDS encoding AAA family ATPase, producing MTEWFVYEGDGRPDPDKIRRLPDPPPWRAFDAEPVAYDVPDVDSSTLRRLGATAVPLPVQDERALHLVNAALYLRRPMLVTGDPGAGKSTLAHELAYELGLGRVLEWPVVSRSELKDGLYTYDAIGRLHDAQLDRGGAGATSEDIGRYIKLGPLGTALLAADRPRVLLIDELDKSDIDLPNDLLNVLEEGRFAIPELERIADHAPEVSVLTDDGRRVVVTGGVVRCRAFPVVVLTSNREREFPTPLLRRCITLDLQSPRDQRLAALVQAHFGEGAYEAHHDIVDLFTESGTDGALRPTDQLLNAIFLTQYTAREQTPAQRTEIAELLMRPLDHEVR from the coding sequence ATGACCGAGTGGTTCGTCTATGAGGGCGACGGCAGGCCGGATCCGGACAAGATCCGCCGTCTTCCGGATCCCCCGCCGTGGCGCGCCTTCGACGCCGAGCCGGTGGCGTACGACGTCCCTGACGTCGACTCGTCGACTCTGCGCAGGCTCGGCGCCACCGCGGTCCCGCTGCCCGTCCAGGACGAGCGAGCGCTGCATCTGGTCAATGCGGCCCTGTATCTTCGCCGCCCCATGCTCGTGACCGGCGACCCCGGCGCGGGCAAGTCGACCCTCGCACACGAGCTCGCGTACGAACTCGGCCTCGGGCGTGTCCTTGAGTGGCCGGTGGTCAGCCGCAGCGAACTCAAGGACGGGCTCTACACGTACGACGCGATCGGCCGACTGCACGACGCTCAGCTCGACCGGGGCGGTGCCGGAGCGACTTCCGAGGACATCGGCCGCTACATCAAGCTGGGGCCCCTCGGCACGGCTCTGCTCGCGGCCGACCGGCCCCGTGTGCTGCTCATCGACGAGCTGGACAAGAGCGACATCGACCTGCCCAACGACCTCCTCAACGTCCTGGAGGAGGGGCGGTTCGCGATCCCGGAGCTGGAGCGCATCGCCGACCATGCGCCCGAGGTCTCCGTGCTCACCGACGACGGCCGGCGGGTGGTGGTCACCGGTGGAGTGGTCCGCTGTCGCGCCTTTCCCGTCGTCGTGCTGACCAGCAACCGCGAACGGGAGTTCCCCACGCCGCTGTTGCGCCGCTGCATCACGCTGGACCTGCAGTCTCCGCGCGACCAGCGACTCGCAGCGCTCGTGCAGGCGCACTTCGGCGAGGGTGCCTACGAGGCGCACCACGACATCGTCGACCTGTTCACCGAGTCCGGGACGGACGGCGCGCTGCGCCCCACCGACCAGCTGCTCAACGCGATCTTCCTTACCCAGTACACCGCCCGCGAGCAGACTCCCGCGCAGCGCACCGAGATCGCCGAACTGTTGATGAGGCCGCTCGACCACGAGGTGCGGTGA
- a CDS encoding SAV_2336 N-terminal domain-related protein encodes MSAARTSHDPGEQHRAGTLLTALAERLREAELDPGVEELADALWLAGYLDREAGDSTVEPTASPSSPSAPEPPPGAATGPLPEPTGQQTLASTDELDVGGGLFVPSGEAAQPSWLRAVPVRAPSPPVLPDPVGLQRGLRPLQHYRAPVRPPARILDEQETAELAARSGGLVIPVFSPRRRREARLLLLMDLSTSTVVWRAALDELRYVCERAGAFREVQVQYLYENENGRPGTAPAVGHVGRLRDPAQLTDPTGRQLTLLLSDCAGPMWRSGRMQQLLHHWARSAPVAVVQPLPQGMWQRTHMPARRGVLHRREGPAGRLEFTPDRGSPVPGALPVPVLALRRSSVEGWARLMAGATGRALRTAAGWVGAAHPVSASPVRARQEVSAADRVRTFLRRATPPARQLAVSLSVVPLYLPVMRLVQHAMLAGSGPDVLAEVLLSGLLRRRDDAVDPEQVRYEFLPEVASELRRHVDPQEAELLLKHCSDYVARNFGRTARNFPALAAAYLRGKVPAPGSDAPLEPLAEGRDEPLGLRAFAEVSLEVLRDLAPRLPLPVGSGPGGEAPVGYGELVERGRAAEETYELEGNVRELERAVELYREAGRAAEARDEQALAAEALGRALRRRALAGAPPEVLLEALQVLRGVARLSARGRADLGHVLMQLAMAVAGGQLPVSRLPRPIPEWARAQATDDRPAEDWAETEFVYQAADELTAALGADHGFGDHLPILIAGSRRILALRHDLSRPEGRFEAARPRDWFTGQLELGLTALEALPEGPAAYKERAAGHGLLAEFYDGRRLQDAERDREDHERARRHADLARRNLENLLAASAEQDVEVWLGLATALEIQGEESDSVGEALDQALAAAGDSSAQRFECLVRVGRFWDARFEETGEPAAADRAVTAWEQASDLLGQDDDRRADTLTNYGRALLDRGSPPDSSNDDHLTAVRLLKDAVAATPGGHPMLPIRQTVLARACIMRFQAQGVVTDLHEADWILAEASRETDDDAALALVWSLRAFGTYLLAGRTEKRDLLYLALRHNETALEHAAGLDPSMGGTVHRAQARILIALDRPAEAAASYRVALALTEDPEERAGLEARIADLEAASE; translated from the coding sequence GTGTCCGCCGCCCGCACGTCCCACGACCCCGGCGAGCAGCACCGTGCGGGCACGCTGCTCACCGCGCTCGCGGAGCGGCTGCGGGAAGCGGAACTCGACCCCGGAGTAGAGGAGTTGGCCGACGCGTTATGGCTCGCTGGATATCTGGACCGCGAGGCCGGGGACAGCACCGTAGAGCCAACCGCGTCACCCTCTTCGCCGTCCGCTCCGGAGCCGCCACCCGGCGCGGCGACCGGCCCTTTGCCCGAGCCCACGGGGCAGCAGACTCTCGCGTCCACCGACGAACTCGACGTGGGAGGGGGGCTGTTCGTCCCGTCGGGCGAGGCGGCGCAGCCGTCCTGGCTGCGCGCCGTTCCGGTCAGAGCGCCGTCACCGCCTGTGCTGCCCGACCCCGTGGGTCTCCAGCGCGGGCTGCGTCCCTTACAGCACTACCGGGCGCCGGTCCGACCCCCCGCCCGCATTCTCGACGAGCAAGAAACGGCCGAACTCGCCGCCCGGTCGGGCGGGCTGGTGATCCCCGTCTTCTCCCCGCGGCGGCGCAGGGAGGCCCGCCTACTGCTGCTCATGGACCTGTCGACATCCACCGTCGTCTGGCGCGCGGCCCTCGACGAACTGCGTTACGTGTGCGAGCGCGCGGGCGCCTTTCGCGAGGTCCAGGTCCAGTACCTGTATGAGAACGAGAACGGCCGCCCCGGCACTGCTCCGGCTGTCGGCCACGTCGGCAGGCTCCGTGACCCCGCCCAGCTCACCGACCCCACAGGCCGTCAGCTCACACTGCTGCTCAGCGACTGCGCGGGTCCCATGTGGCGCAGCGGCCGCATGCAGCAGTTGCTGCACCACTGGGCCCGCTCCGCGCCGGTGGCCGTCGTCCAGCCGCTTCCGCAGGGGATGTGGCAGCGGACGCACATGCCCGCCCGGCGCGGTGTGCTTCACCGCCGCGAAGGTCCCGCGGGCCGCCTGGAGTTCACCCCCGACCGCGGCAGTCCCGTGCCGGGCGCGCTGCCGGTTCCGGTGCTCGCGCTGCGCCGCTCCTCCGTCGAGGGCTGGGCCCGGCTGATGGCGGGGGCGACCGGGCGGGCGCTGCGAACCGCGGCCGGATGGGTCGGTGCCGCGCACCCCGTCTCCGCGAGTCCGGTCCGCGCACGTCAAGAGGTCTCGGCGGCCGACCGGGTCCGCACATTCCTGCGCCGGGCCACGCCGCCCGCCCGCCAGCTCGCCGTCAGCCTCTCCGTCGTACCGCTGTACCTGCCGGTGATGCGGCTCGTGCAACACGCCATGCTCGCCGGGAGCGGACCTGACGTCCTGGCGGAAGTTCTGCTCAGCGGATTGCTGCGCCGGCGCGACGACGCCGTCGACCCGGAACAGGTCCGCTACGAGTTCCTGCCGGAGGTCGCCTCCGAGCTGCGCCGGCACGTCGACCCGCAGGAAGCCGAGTTACTGCTCAAGCACTGCTCGGACTACGTGGCCCGCAACTTCGGCCGCACCGCACGCAATTTTCCGGCTCTCGCGGCCGCCTATCTGCGCGGCAAGGTCCCGGCACCGGGATCCGACGCGCCCTTGGAACCCCTGGCCGAGGGCCGCGACGAGCCGCTCGGGCTGCGGGCCTTCGCGGAGGTCTCTCTGGAGGTGCTGCGGGACCTGGCGCCGAGATTGCCGCTGCCGGTCGGGTCCGGGCCCGGTGGAGAGGCCCCCGTGGGGTACGGCGAATTGGTCGAGCGCGGGCGGGCAGCCGAGGAGACGTACGAGCTCGAGGGGAACGTACGGGAGCTGGAGCGCGCCGTCGAGCTGTATCGGGAGGCGGGACGGGCCGCGGAGGCGCGGGACGAGCAGGCCCTGGCCGCGGAGGCGTTGGGGAGGGCGCTGCGGCGGCGGGCGTTGGCCGGAGCGCCGCCGGAAGTTCTGCTGGAGGCGCTGCAGGTACTGCGCGGGGTGGCCCGGCTGTCGGCGCGGGGGCGGGCGGACCTGGGGCACGTGCTGATGCAACTGGCCATGGCCGTGGCTGGGGGACAGCTGCCGGTCTCCCGTCTGCCGAGACCGATCCCGGAGTGGGCGCGGGCACAGGCCACGGACGACCGTCCGGCCGAGGACTGGGCCGAGACGGAATTCGTGTACCAGGCCGCCGACGAGCTGACAGCGGCGCTGGGAGCGGACCACGGGTTCGGTGACCACCTGCCGATTCTCATCGCCGGATCCCGCCGGATCCTGGCGCTGCGTCACGACTTGTCGCGCCCTGAGGGCCGATTCGAGGCCGCCCGCCCCCGGGACTGGTTCACCGGTCAACTGGAGCTCGGGCTCACGGCCTTGGAGGCGCTGCCCGAGGGCCCCGCGGCGTACAAGGAACGGGCCGCGGGGCACGGCCTGCTGGCCGAGTTCTACGACGGTCGGCGGCTGCAGGACGCCGAGCGGGACCGCGAGGATCACGAGCGTGCTCGGCGGCACGCGGATCTGGCGCGGCGGAACTTGGAGAACCTCCTGGCGGCCTCCGCCGAACAGGACGTCGAGGTCTGGCTCGGGCTCGCCACCGCGCTGGAGATCCAGGGGGAGGAGTCCGACTCCGTCGGTGAGGCGCTGGACCAGGCGCTCGCCGCGGCCGGAGACTCCAGCGCTCAGCGCTTCGAGTGTCTCGTCCGTGTCGGGCGGTTCTGGGACGCCCGGTTCGAGGAGACGGGTGAGCCGGCGGCTGCCGACCGGGCAGTGACGGCGTGGGAGCAGGCGAGCGACTTGCTCGGGCAGGACGACGACAGACGGGCGGACACCCTCACCAACTACGGTCGGGCGCTGCTCGACCGAGGAAGCCCGCCCGATTCTTCGAACGACGACCACCTCACCGCCGTGCGTCTCCTGAAGGACGCGGTCGCCGCGACGCCGGGCGGCCATCCCATGCTGCCGATCCGCCAGACGGTTCTGGCCCGCGCCTGCATCATGCGGTTCCAGGCCCAGGGCGTGGTCACCGACCTGCACGAGGCCGACTGGATACTCGCAGAAGCCTCGCGCGAGACCGACGACGACGCCGCGCTGGCGCTGGTGTGGTCCCTGCGCGCCTTCGGCACCTATCTGCTCGCTGGGCGGACCGAGAAGCGTGACCTGCTGTACCTGGCGCTGCGCCACAATGAGACGGCCCTGGAGCACGCGGCAGGCCTCGATCCGAGCATGGGCGGCACCGTGCATCGGGCCCAGGCCCGCATCCTGATCGCCCTCGACCGCCCCGCCGAAGCCGCGGCCTCCTACCGCGTAGCCCTCGCTCTCACCGAGGACCCCGAGGAACGCGCGGGCCTGGAGGCCCGCATCGCCGATCTCGAGGCGGCCTCCGAGTGA
- a CDS encoding FxsB family cyclophane-forming radical SAM/SPASM peptide maturase, whose protein sequence is MPARQAAGHPRWPHAVLDTTAHTPVPFRQFVLKVHGRCNLDCSYCYVYHAQDDSWRDRPASADADLRRTTARRIAEHVTTHGLRRIRIELHGGEPLLGGPGLVLAYVDAVRAAVPDSCEVHATVQTNGTLLTASVLDRLAASKVRVGLSLDGGRAAHNARRTDHAGRPAWPAAHAAARRLARRPGTYAGILCTVDLAADPLGVYRSLVSLGPPGIDFLLPHGNWGTPPPGLGVSRPARHRPAPAPYGDWLTTVFDAWWGTEGDERVRVRLFHEILALLLGVPSTAEAVGLSPMAAVVVETDGAIEQVDSLRSAYAGAPATGRDVFRHTFDDALRHPGVAARQIGARALDAVCRGCPVGAVCGGGNYVHRYAPGSGFRHPSVYCADLERLIRHVAHALAQQVSVPAWKYGPTSFV, encoded by the coding sequence ATGCCCGCCCGGCAGGCGGCAGGTCATCCCCGCTGGCCGCACGCTGTGCTCGACACGACGGCCCACACCCCGGTCCCGTTCCGCCAGTTCGTCCTGAAGGTGCACGGCCGGTGCAACCTGGACTGCTCGTACTGCTACGTCTACCACGCCCAGGACGACAGCTGGCGCGACCGGCCGGCCAGTGCCGACGCAGACCTGCGGCGCACGACCGCCCGCCGGATCGCCGAGCACGTCACCACCCACGGGCTGCGCCGCATACGGATCGAACTGCACGGTGGAGAGCCGCTGCTCGGCGGCCCGGGGCTCGTCCTCGCCTACGTCGACGCCGTCCGGGCCGCCGTCCCCGACTCCTGCGAGGTGCACGCCACCGTCCAGACCAACGGCACGCTCCTCACCGCTTCCGTGCTCGACCGGCTCGCGGCCTCGAAGGTGCGCGTCGGCCTCAGCCTCGACGGGGGCCGCGCCGCGCACAACGCCCGCCGCACCGACCATGCGGGCCGCCCCGCCTGGCCCGCTGCGCACGCCGCCGCACGTCGCCTCGCCCGGCGACCGGGGACCTACGCCGGAATCCTGTGCACCGTCGACCTCGCGGCCGATCCGCTCGGTGTCTACCGCTCACTCGTGTCCCTCGGCCCACCCGGCATCGACTTCCTCCTGCCGCACGGAAACTGGGGCACTCCGCCCCCTGGCCTCGGGGTAAGCCGGCCCGCCCGGCACCGTCCCGCCCCAGCCCCGTACGGCGACTGGCTCACGACCGTCTTCGACGCATGGTGGGGCACCGAAGGCGACGAACGCGTACGGGTCCGGCTGTTCCACGAGATCCTGGCGCTCCTGCTCGGCGTCCCGAGTACCGCCGAGGCCGTCGGACTCTCGCCGATGGCCGCGGTCGTCGTGGAGACCGACGGGGCCATCGAGCAGGTCGACTCGCTCAGGTCCGCCTACGCGGGCGCCCCCGCGACCGGTCGCGACGTCTTCCGCCACACCTTCGACGACGCGCTGCGCCACCCCGGCGTCGCGGCTCGGCAGATCGGCGCCCGGGCCCTGGACGCGGTGTGCCGCGGCTGCCCCGTCGGCGCGGTCTGCGGCGGCGGCAACTATGTGCACCGCTACGCTCCCGGCTCCGGTTTCCGGCATCCCAGCGTGTATTGCGCCGATTTGGAGCGGCTCATCCGTCATGTGGCGCACGCGCTCGCGCAGCAGGTGTCCGTACCTGCATGGAAATACGGACCAACTTCCTTTGTTTGA